The following is a genomic window from Spirosoma foliorum.
TTCATGTTCCAGGGAACGCACGGCAACCAGATTTACTCGCAGACACTGGCGTACCTCTGGGGCGGTTTAGGGGATCAGCGAAACGCCACCACTACGGATGCGTTGAACATCTGGACAGCCCAAAATCAGACCGACAATCCGGCATTCAGCAACACCAGCAAGAACTTCAACAACAGTAGCCGTTATGTGTACGACGGCAGCTATACCAAGCTGAAGAACCTGTCGCTTACTTACCGGGTGCCTGATAATCTGTTGAATAAGGCAAAAATCCGCAACCTCGAAGTGTACGTGAGTGGTCAGAACCTGTTCATGATCACCAAATACCCTGGCTATGATCCCGAAGTATCGAACGGAACGAACGCCATCACACAGGGACTGGAAATGGGCGTTATACCAAACCCAAAAACGTATACGATTGGCGTACGCCTTGGCCTGTAAGTGCTGTTTGTACGATTACAACATTCAATCAGAAGACAAAACCATGAACACCAAATATTCCTTATTCCTTGTCTTTCTTGCCTTGATTTTGGTTAGCGGCTGTCAGAGTCTAATTGAAGATCCTAAAGGCAGTTTGACTCCCGGAACCTATTTTAAAACGCAGTCGGATCTGGATGCATCCGTGGCGGCTATCTATATCCAGTTTGCGCGTGATGGCGCCTGGGGGTTTACAAACCGGAGCACCTCTTATTTTGGCTCAGATGATTTTACCACCGATCCCGGCCTGAATAAAGAAGATTTCCGGCTGTTCGATCGCCTGAGTGGTGGCAGCGGCAATGGGAGCCTGGTAGCCCAATGGCAAGGTCCCTGGCAGGGCATCTATCAGGCGAACAACGTAATCGCTAACTATACAAAAGTGGGTTCTACGGATGTTCTGAAAAATCAGGCAGCTGGTCAGGCGTATTTCCTTCGGGCATTGGGGTATTATTATCTGGTTCGAACATTCGGCCCTGTACCGATCATTCTGACCCAGATCGATGTGAACGACCGCCCTCCCCGCGATCCGGTCGATAAAGTGTACGCAGCTATCATCAGCGATTTACAGAAAGCGAAAGAGCTGTTGCCCATTTCGTTCCCGAACCAACCCGGCAAGGCGAATCAGATGGCAGCCCGCTCACTCCTGGCCGATGTGTATCTAAGCATGACAGGCTGGCCACTCAACCAGGAGAGCAATTATAAACTGGCTGCCGATGAAGCGAATTCGGTCATGCAATCGGGCGTTTACAACCTCAATACGCCTTACGCAACCGTGTTCACGACGAACAATAGCTCCGAGTCTATTTTTGGTTTCCAGTACAATGTAAGCGGGGGGCTGCCGCTTCGGAGTGCAGGGTCTTCTTCTGTACCGCTCGATGAAATCGCAACGAACGGATCGAGTGGCTGGGATGATTATTATCCGGAAATCAATTTCTACAAAAACGCGCCTAAATGCTCCCGGACGGATGCTACGTTTTACACAACGATCAAGCTACGCCAGCCCGATGGGAAAACATTTAAATTGGTGTCCTGGGATTCGCCCGAAACGCACGCGGGTCACCCCTATTACAAGAAGTTCCGGGCGGGTTTAAATGGCGATGGCGTTTCTGAAACCGAAACGACCATCGACGCCATCAATCCGAGTACGAACAAAGTGTATGATGTCATTCGCTACCCGCAAGTTCTGTTAATCTATGCCGAGGCATCGGCGATGGCCGCTGGTGGCCCAACAACAGCAAGTTATAGTGCCATCAATCAGGTGCGAAAACGGGCGGGTTTGCCCGATCTGACAACGGGCCTTTCGGCGACTGCTTTCCGGGATGCGGTCGTGTATGAACGGGCCTATGAATTTGCGGGCGAGTTTGGTGTGCGGTGGTTTGATATTGTTCGATTACAACTATTACCACAGATTGTAGCCGCCCGAAGTTCAGCCGAAAATCCAATTCCAGCGAATACAAATTTTGCCCAGAAGTATTTAGCCCCCATCCCGGTGAACGAAATGTCCAGAAATCCGGGCTGGACGCAGAATGACGGCTACTAATTGAATGAGTGATTGAGTGAATAAGTAATTGATTGTAATTTATTCGCTCAATCACTCATTCATTATAGGTTGGCTTGGAAAGCATAGTGGAATTTCTGCTATGCTTTTTATACTACAGAAATGCTTTTACAGTAAGCTATACGGTTTTTGAGAGGCCGTTTAAACTTTCTAAATTCTGTTAAAACTGGATATTTTTTTGTCATTCCGACGCAGGAGGAATCTCAAAGTTGAGTATTAGTCAAGCTTGAGATTCCTCCTGCGTCGGAATGACAAAAACTAGTCTTACGTTTCTATTAAAAGTAAAAATTCAAACAACTCCTACATTACAGATGGCAGCTCTGAAAGAATATAAGCCCCGGACAAAGCCGTCGTCTAAGCGAATTGTCATCTATAAATTCACCGCCATTTTATTTCCTATTTTTTTACTGGTTCTTATCGAAATTATATTGAGGGTTTTTAATTATGGTCATAGCGTAAATTTATTTATTGATTATCCTGATGATAAAAATTACTATGTATTAAACCCAGATGCATCTAAAAAATATTTCAGCAATCAAAAAATAGCAACTACCGGAAATAGTGAACACTTTAAAAAGAAAAAAGACGAAAACACCTTACGCATTTTTGTCCTGGGCGAATCCACGACAATTGGTTATCCTTATTTCCACAATGGTTCATTTCATCGCTGGCTTCAGTATCGACTAACCCACACGTTTCCCAATCGAAATTTTGAAATTATCAACCTCTCATTAACAGCCGTTAATTCGTATACAACTTACGGTTTTGCCAACGAACTAATCGATTATGAACCAGACGCTGTCCTGATTTATACGGGGCATAATGAATACTACGGTGCCCTCGGTGTGGGTTCTACTGAAAGCATAGCTGGTACTCCCCAACTCATTGACCTGATTCTTTATCTTCGTCAGTTTCGGCTCATGCAGTTACTGACTAATGGCTACGAAAAAATACAGCGCATAGCCGGAGGAAATAAACCGAGTTCGGGTGGCACGCGTATGAAATTGATGGTAGCGAACCAGCAGATCCCCTATCAATCAGACCTGTATGAGCGGGGAGTAGAACAGTTTCGCCGGAACATGGATCGAACCCTTCAACTGCTCGCCAAACGCAACATTCCTGTCTTTGTCAGTAATCTGGTTAGCAATGAGAAAGACCTGAAACCGTTCGTAAGTTTCTCAGTCGATACGGTCAACTCGTCGAAATTCAACAGCGCATACAACCTTGGTTTAACGGCGCTGACGAACGGTAATCTGCCAACAGCTTCCTCGTATTTCAAAGCAGCCAATCAGTTGAACAGCAACCATGCGTTGTGCACGTACTATTTGGGACGAACGGCCTATTTACAGGGTGATTTCGGGCAGGCAAAGCGGTATTTCTCCAGAGCTAGGGATTTAGATGGCCTGCGTTTCAGAGCACCAGAAGCCTTCAATGGTATTATCGGCCAGTTATGCCAGCAATACAAAAACACGCATCTCGTAGATACTAAAGCCCTTTTTGAAGCCAATTCGGCCAATTCGATTATTGGCGATGAGTTGATTCTGGAGCACGTTCATCCTGACCTGAAAGGCTATGCTTTGTTGTCGGATGCGTTTTATGAGGCTCTGAAGAAGGCCCGGTTCTTCACCATAAAGGATGAACCGGAAATGAGTTTGGCTCAGCTACTTCGCGATATGCCCATCACGAAGGTCGACTCCCTGGCAGGTCTGTATAAAGTGGCTAATCTCAAACGAAACTGGCCGTTCAACGAAGTTATGTCGACTCAGTCGTTTAGGGTGGAATCGGTAGAAGAAAAATTAGCCTACAGCCTGACGACGCAACAAACGACCTGGAACGACGCCCTCAGTCATTTGTATGATTTTTACATGCGCAGTCATGCGTTGCGCGACGCCCGAAAAGTAGTCGAGACACTCGTGCTGGAATACCCAACCGACGTGCGTTATTATGAAAAGGCAGCCATGCTGAGTGGCGAACTGAACGATCAGGCAACTGCTATTTTCTATTTCAAAAAAGCCTTTGCCTTAGCCCCAACCTTCGACAAAGCACGCTATCTTTTTGTGCTTTACCTCCAACTCGATCGGCCCAAAGAAGCCCTACCCTATCTGGATTATGCCATTCAAAATAACCAATCCCGATTCGATTTACAATCGGTTAAAGCCAATACCGAACAAATTATTTCTCTCGAACAACGCACTGCTATTGACTCGACTAATGTGTCGATTTTAAATCAAATTGCCAGCGCCTATTATCGAATGGATAATAAGAAAGGGACATTAAACTATGTACAAAAAATTTTAACGATTGACCCCACAAATAAAGAAGCCTTGGCTCTATTCACACAACTCAACTGAGCAGTTTTCAGTGTGACCCCGTCGGGGTCAAATGTCTATAGGAAATAAATACAACTATAAACCTTTGACCCCGTCGGGGTCACACAAAATGAACGAATCGAATTATGCTTCGTTACTCGAATTTTTATCTATCAATTAATGGCAAAAATTTCACCCAAACTACTCTCATTCGTTATCCGGTTTCGTTCTTCATGTGTCTTTATAATGAATACGGATTTGCTCACCGCTGACGAAACGAATTAGCACACAACACACACTGATTTTATGATTCGATTGGATCAAAAAGGGGCACTCTTTGGGCTGGCAGTCGGTAGCATTTTGGCTGCCAGTATGGTAACTGGCGAAGGCCCACTGTCGACGGGTAAAGACTGGCCCAATTACGGGGGCAATAAAGCGGGGAATCGCTATTCGCCATTGACCCAGATCAATACCCAGAACGTAACAAACCTACAGGTTGCCTGGATGTATGATGCCTCTGAAAAGCCTGACGCAAACGGTCGTCGACGCGACCGGGCCATTCAGTGCCAGCCTATTGTCGTAGACGGGATTCTATACGGTACGACACCGGATCTGAACCTATTTGCCCTGAAAGCAGGTACTGGCGAGCAACTCTGGCGATTTGAACCGTCACGTAACGATCGGCGCAACTCGAATCGGGGGGTTGTGTACTGGCAAAGCGGAACCGATAAGCGGATTCTGTATACGGTTGGCTCTAGTCTGTATGCCATCAATGCAGCAACAGGTGAGTCTATTTCCAGTTTCGGCACCGACGGTAAAGCCGATTTGCATGAAGGCCTGCAAACCAATCTTGATCACGATGTGAGCAAGCTATCGGTGAATGCGACCTCGCCGGGGATTGTGTACCAGAATACGTTTATCATCGGATCGAGCGTATCGGAGTCGGGCGATGCTGCACCCGGTCATATTCGGGCGTTCGACGTAGTTACGGGCAAACTGAAGTGGGTATTTCATACGATTCCACAACCAGGTGAGTTTGGATACGACACCTGGCCGAAAGATGCCTACAAGAAAATCGGTGCCGTTAACAACTGGAGTGGCATGTCGCTCGATGAGAAAAGGGGCGTTGTGTATTTCGGGACAGGCTCACCCGCATCTGATTTCTATGGGGGTGACCGTCAGGGCCAGAATCTGTTTGCCAATTGTATTATGGCACTAGAGGCCGAAACAGGCAAACTAAAGTGGTATTACCAGACCATTCACCACGATCTATGGGATCGGGATCACCCCTGCCCACCAAACCTCATTACGCTGAATCGTAACGGTCCCGACGGTCGGCCCCGACGCGTCGATGCTGTTGTGCAGACGACCAAAGATGGCCTGGTGTACGTGCTGGATCGGGATAAAGGCACCTCGCTCTTTCCGGTGGAAGAACGCAAAGTTCCAGTCAATGGCTTACCCGACGAACATCCCTGGCCGACCCAGAAATACCCTATTAAACCGCTACCGTTAAACCGACAGGTGTATACCGAAGCGGACATTACCAATCTGTCGCCGGAAGCGCATGCATACGTAAAAGAGCGTTTTCTCCAACTTAAAACAGATAATAAGTTCGCCCCCCCGTCTGAAAAGGGCACATTACTTTTTGGCTACAGTGGTGGGGCCGAATGGGGTGGCAATGCAATCGATCCGTCGGGGATTCTTTACCAGAACGTCAACGAAGAACCCTGGGAACTGATCATGACCAAACGGGCTGATCTGGCGCAGCGAAACACGCCCGTTACCGCAGGTAATGCTTTGTACATCGCGAATTGTGCCGCCTGTCATGGTCAGGATCGACGTGGGAGCGGCCCCGAACTGCCGTCGCTCATCGATATTGGTAAAAGGCGGTCGGTCGATGAGATCAAAACTCTCCTAAAAACCGGCAGTGGTCGGATGCCCTCATTTGGCCATTTATCGGATAAAGATCGTGACGCGCTCATTAGCTTTCTGCTGAATACCGAAACTGGATCGCCAAAAGTGGCTCAGGCTTCTGGTAGTACGTCCGCTTCTGCGAACAAGAGTGGTTTCCCCTACGTGCCAACCTACGTGAGTAAAGTCTGGCAACGCTTTACGGATAAGGAAGGCTATCCGGGTATCAAACCGCCCTGGGGCACGCTGAACGCTATTGATCTGAATACAGGTGACTATCTCTGGCGGGTGCCATTGGGCGAGTACCCGGAACTGGCCAAGAAAGGTGTTCCTACAACTGGAACCGATAGCTACGGCGGGCCACTGGCCACGGCGGGAGGTCTGGTGTTTATTGCCGGAACGAAGGATGAAAAGATTCGGGCATTCGACAAAAAAACGGGCAAGGTTGTTTGGGAATACCAGCTTCCGGCGGGCGGTTTCGCGACACCCATCAGCTATGAAGTGAATGGAAAACAGTACATCGTTATTGCCGCTGGTGGCGGACGAGGTCAGAAAGTTGGAGGAAACTATATCGCTTTTGCGTTGAAATAGAACCGCTGATTTTTATGAACCTTATGATTCATTATGATCCGTGTAAATCATAAGGTTCATAAAAATCAGCCTAGGCCGCCTTTGCGTTCTATCATTCTTGATATGTCATGAAAAGCATCTTATTTCTCTCTTTCCTGTGGCTCTTAATTAGCCTAACTTTCGGCTTAAAACCGGCTGTAGACATGCCTGAAACAGAGATTTCTAACGGGCTGATTCACGCACAGTTGTACTTGCCTGATGGGCAGAATGGCTACTATCGGGGTACGCGCTTCGATTGGTCGGGCGTAGTAGCCAGCCTTGATTATAAAGGACATACGTATCATGGCAAGTGGTTCGACACCTATAATCCAACAACCCACGATGCCATCATGGGGCCGGTCGAAGAATTTGGCCCGCTGGGATACGCGACTGCTAAACCTGGAGGAACGTTCGTTAAAATTGGCATTGGAAGCCTGATTCGACCCGATGATAAGCCTTATAACTCGTTCAAATTCTACACTCTTGCTAATCCGGGCAAATGGACAGTAAAACAGAAAGCAAATCAAATGCAGTTCAGGCATACGCTTGCTGACACGGCCTACGCCTACGAGTACCAGAAAACCCTAAAACTCACTAAGGACAAACCCGAATTGGTGATTAGGCACAGCCTGAAAAATACGGGAAAACATCCGATTGAAACGACGGTCTACAACCACAACTTTTTTGTGATCGATCAGCAGCCTACGGGTCCCGGCTATGCCGTTACACTGCCCGTTGCCAATCTTTCTTCAGAAGGCGGTAAAGGACTCGGTGAGGTGGTCAAACTTCAGGATAACCAGCTTAGCTACCTACGCGATTTAGCCAAACGCGAGCAGGCTTATTTCCCTGATCTCACTAACGGGAAATCCGTGAGTTACGCGCTTACTGTCGAAAACACAAAAACCGGAGCGGGTGTACATGTGACTGGTGATCGACAAATTGACCGGTTGGTATACTGGTCTTCCTCTACAACGGTTTGCCCAGAACCCTATATCAACCTAAATGTGGAACCCGGCAAAACCATTACCTGGCAGATTACCTACCAATATTACGTAAAAGACCCAGCAAAATAATTCCTTAAACGAACAGATTTCTAGACCATTAACCGAATACATTCCTATGGCGAAGCCAGAAATACAAACCGAAACGAACCGCCGGAACGCGCTTAAAATGCTGGGCTTAGGTTCAACAGCAGGCATCTTTAGTCTTTTCGATAGCCCTAAAGCCAGGGCCGAACACTACACAACTCCAGCCTACGCCAAAGGTGCGGCTCCCGTAACGATCAAAAGTGTTCGGGCCATCACAACGGCACCGGGAGGATCTAATCTGGTTATTGTGAAAGTTGAAACCTCCGAACCGGGCTTGTACGGCCTGGGTTGTGCAACGTTCACGCAACGGGCTCAGGTGGTCATACCCGCTATCAATACCTATCTGAACGATTTCTGTATTGGGAAAGATGTTGACAACATCGAAGACATGTGGCAATCAGCTTATGTAAGCTCCTACTGGCGGAACGGCCCCGTACTGAATAATGCACTTTCCGGCCTCGATCAGGCACTTTGGGACATTAAAGGTAAACGGGCCAATATGCCGGTTTATCAACTTTTGGGAGGGAAAACCCGAATTGCCGTAGATACCTACACCCACGCCAGCGGACCAACGCCCGAAGCCATCGCCGATAAAGTGCAGCAATTTATGGAGATGGGGTTTCGTCATGTACGGATTCAGCAGGGCGGTTATGGCGGAGTCGGTGCAATGAACGACCTAAAACCTGATTTCAAAACGGCTGGCTTTGGCCGGGAAACCGACGATTTCTCCGATCAACGGACGTATCTGAAACGGGTGCCTAAAATGTTCGAGGTAGTGCGCAAACGTTGCGGGGAAGATGTTCAGTTGTTGCATGATATGCACGAATTGACCGAACCCATCG
Proteins encoded in this region:
- a CDS encoding RagB/SusD family nutrient uptake outer membrane protein; translated protein: MNTKYSLFLVFLALILVSGCQSLIEDPKGSLTPGTYFKTQSDLDASVAAIYIQFARDGAWGFTNRSTSYFGSDDFTTDPGLNKEDFRLFDRLSGGSGNGSLVAQWQGPWQGIYQANNVIANYTKVGSTDVLKNQAAGQAYFLRALGYYYLVRTFGPVPIILTQIDVNDRPPRDPVDKVYAAIISDLQKAKELLPISFPNQPGKANQMAARSLLADVYLSMTGWPLNQESNYKLAADEANSVMQSGVYNLNTPYATVFTTNNSSESIFGFQYNVSGGLPLRSAGSSSVPLDEIATNGSSGWDDYYPEINFYKNAPKCSRTDATFYTTIKLRQPDGKTFKLVSWDSPETHAGHPYYKKFRAGLNGDGVSETETTIDAINPSTNKVYDVIRYPQVLLIYAEASAMAAGGPTTASYSAINQVRKRAGLPDLTTGLSATAFRDAVVYERAYEFAGEFGVRWFDIVRLQLLPQIVAARSSAENPIPANTNFAQKYLAPIPVNEMSRNPGWTQNDGY
- a CDS encoding outer membrane protein assembly factor BamB family protein, whose translation is MIRLDQKGALFGLAVGSILAASMVTGEGPLSTGKDWPNYGGNKAGNRYSPLTQINTQNVTNLQVAWMYDASEKPDANGRRRDRAIQCQPIVVDGILYGTTPDLNLFALKAGTGEQLWRFEPSRNDRRNSNRGVVYWQSGTDKRILYTVGSSLYAINAATGESISSFGTDGKADLHEGLQTNLDHDVSKLSVNATSPGIVYQNTFIIGSSVSESGDAAPGHIRAFDVVTGKLKWVFHTIPQPGEFGYDTWPKDAYKKIGAVNNWSGMSLDEKRGVVYFGTGSPASDFYGGDRQGQNLFANCIMALEAETGKLKWYYQTIHHDLWDRDHPCPPNLITLNRNGPDGRPRRVDAVVQTTKDGLVYVLDRDKGTSLFPVEERKVPVNGLPDEHPWPTQKYPIKPLPLNRQVYTEADITNLSPEAHAYVKERFLQLKTDNKFAPPSEKGTLLFGYSGGAEWGGNAIDPSGILYQNVNEEPWELIMTKRADLAQRNTPVTAGNALYIANCAACHGQDRRGSGPELPSLIDIGKRRSVDEIKTLLKTGSGRMPSFGHLSDKDRDALISFLLNTETGSPKVAQASGSTSASANKSGFPYVPTYVSKVWQRFTDKEGYPGIKPPWGTLNAIDLNTGDYLWRVPLGEYPELAKKGVPTTGTDSYGGPLATAGGLVFIAGTKDEKIRAFDKKTGKVVWEYQLPAGGFATPISYEVNGKQYIVIAAGGGRGQKVGGNYIAFALK
- a CDS encoding enolase C-terminal domain-like protein; the encoded protein is MAKPEIQTETNRRNALKMLGLGSTAGIFSLFDSPKARAEHYTTPAYAKGAAPVTIKSVRAITTAPGGSNLVIVKVETSEPGLYGLGCATFTQRAQVVIPAINTYLNDFCIGKDVDNIEDMWQSAYVSSYWRNGPVLNNALSGLDQALWDIKGKRANMPVYQLLGGKTRIAVDTYTHASGPTPEAIADKVQQFMEMGFRHVRIQQGGYGGVGAMNDLKPDFKTAGFGRETDDFSDQRTYLKRVPKMFEVVRKRCGEDVQLLHDMHELTEPIDAINMIKGLEEYRPFFIEDPFSPENMSWFKLLRQTTAVPIAMGELFNNVNEFKEPMANHLFDFIRIHISQIGGITPAMKVARLGEWFNVRTAWHGPGDTSPVGHAANNSIDIAVWNFGIQESQMFNDKVKEVFPGCPIIKNGYYQVSESPGLGIDINEKEAAKYPIGTKSRWTVRKNDGTILKP